In the genome of Neofelis nebulosa isolate mNeoNeb1 chromosome 6, mNeoNeb1.pri, whole genome shotgun sequence, one region contains:
- the ATF6B gene encoding cyclic AMP-dependent transcription factor ATF-6 beta isoform X1 — protein MAGGREGKMAELMLLSEIADPTRFFTDNLLSPEDWGLRNSTLYTGLDDVAEEQTQLFRCPEQDVPFGSSSLDVGMDVSPPEPPWDPLPIFPDLQVKSEPSSPCSSSSLSSESSRLSTEPSSQVPAVGEVLVVKTESLAPPLCLLGDDPTSPFETVQINVGPTSDDPSVIISEEGSRWLVDKKGKEIHFTELPFGPLEFYVQTKLEPVSPSSSINSEASLLSAESPNQGFIGEEVLEVKTESPSPQGCLLRDVLGPPLGGVQISMGPSSDGSLGKALPTRKPPLQPKPVVITTVPMPPRAVPPSTTILLQPLVQPPPVSPVVLIQGAIRVQPEGPAPPAPRPERKSIVPAPMPGNSCPPEVDAKLLKRQQRMIKNRESACQSRRKKKEYLQGLEARLQAVLADNQQLRRENVALRRRLEALLAENSELKLGSGNRKVVCIMVFLLFIAFNFGPVSISDPPPAPISPRMSGEEPRPRRHLLEFSAQEPVHGVEPLQGSSLGPEEPQPSPQGRPSFRNLTAFPGGSAKELLLRDLDQLFLSSDCRHFNRTESLRLADELSGWVQRHQRGRRKIPQRAQERQKSQLWKKSPPVKAVPTQTPGPPERDSVGQLQLYRHPDRSQPEFLDAIDRREDTFYVVSFRRDHLLLPAISHNKTSRPKMSLVMPAMAPNETLSGRGAPGDYEEMMQIECEVMDTRVIHIKTSTVPPSLRKQPSSTPGNATGGPLPASAAGQARQASHQPLYLNHP, from the exons ATggctggggggcgggagggaaagATGGCGGAACTGATGCTGCTCAGCGAGATTGCGGACCCAACACGTTTTTTCACCGATAACTTGCTGAGCCCGGAGGACTGGGGTCTGCGGA ACAGCACCTTGTATACTGGCTTAGATGATGTCGCGGAGGAGCAGACGCAGCTCTTCCGTTGCCCAGAGCAGGATGTCCCG TTTGGCAGCAGTTCCCTGGATGTGGGGATGGATGTCAGCcctcctgagccaccctgggACCCCCTGCCTATCTTTCCAG ACCTTCAGGTGAAGTCTGAGCcatcctccccctgctcctcttcctccctcagcTCTGAATCATCGCGTCTTTCCACAGAGCCCTCTAGCCAG GTCCCTGCTGTAGGGGAGGTGCTGGTTGTGAAGACAGAGTCCTTGGCACCCCCACTCTGCCTCCTAGGAGATGATCCAACATCCCCATTTGAAACGGTCCAGATCAATGTGGGTCCCACCTCTGATGACCCCTCAG TGATCATCTCTGAGGAGGGATCCAGGTGGCTGGTagacaagaaagggaaggagatcCACTTCACTGAATTACCTTTTGGTCCTTTGGAGTTTT ATGTCCAGACCAAGCTAGAGCCTGTCTCTCCATCTTCCTCCATCAACTCTGAGGCTTCCCTGCTCTCAGCAGAGTCCCCCAACCAG GGTTTTATAGGAGAGGAGGTACTGGAAGTGAAGACAGAGTCACCATCCCCCCAAGGGTGTCTCCTGCGGGATGTCCTAGGCCCCCCACTTGGAGGTGTCCAGATCAGCATGGGCCCATCCTCCGATGGCTCCTTAG gCAAAGCCCTGCCCACCCGAAAGCCACCGCTGCAGCCCAAACCCGTGGTGATAACCACTGTCCCAATGCCACCCAGAGCTGTGCCTCCCAGCACCACCATCCTTTTGCAGCCTCTTGTCCAACCACCCCCAG TGTCACCAGTTGTCCTCATCCAAGGTGCTATTCGGGTCCAGCCTGAGGGGCCGGCCCCCCCTGCTCCAAGGCCTGAAAGGAAGAGCATTGTTCCAGCTCCTATGCCTGGGAACTCCTGCCCACCTGAAGTGGAT GCAAAGCTGCTGAAGCGGCAGCAGCGAATGATCAAGAACCGGGAGTCGGCCTGCCAGtccaggaggaagaagaaggagtaTCTGCAGGGGCTGGAGGCTCGGCTGCAGGCTGTGCTGGCCGACAACCAGCAGCTCCGCAGGGAGAATGTTGCCCTCCGGCGGCGGCTGGAGGCCCTGCTGGCCGAA aACAGCGAGCTCAAGTTAGGGTCTGGAAACAGGAAGGTGGTCTGCATCATGGTGTTCCTTCTTTTCATTGCCTTCAACTTTGGACCTGTCAG CATCAGTGACCCTCCTCCAGCTCCCATCTCTCCTCGGATGAGCGGAGAGGAGCCTCGACCCCGGAGACACTTGCTGGAGTTCTCAGCGCAAGAGCCAGTTCATGGAGTTGAACCCCTCCAGGGTTCCTCCCTGGGCCCTGaggagccccagcccagcccccaagGCCGGCCAAGTTTCAG GAACCTGACAGCCTTCCCGGGGGGCAGTGCCAAGGAGCTGCTGCTGAGAGACCTGGACCAGCTCTTCCTCTCCTCTGATTGCCGGCACTTCAACCGAACCGAGTCCCTGAG GCTTGCGGACGAGCTGAGCGGCTGGGTCCAGCGTCACCAGAGAGGCCGGCGGAAGATCCCCCAGAGGGCCCAGGAGAGACAG AAGTCTCAGCTCTGGAAGAAGTCGCCTCCAGTTAAGGCAGTTCCCACCCAAACCCCTGGGCCCCCAGAAAG GGATTCTGTGGGCCAACTGCAGCTATATCGCCACCCAGACCGTTCACAGCCAGAGTTCCTGGATGCAATTGACCGACGAGAAGACACATTTTATGTTGTGTCCTTCCGAAGG GACCACTTGCTGCTCCCTGCCATCAGCCACAACAAGACCTCTCGGCCCAAGATGTCCCTGGTGATGCCTGCCATGGCCCCCAATG AGACCCTGTCAGGCCGGGGGGCTCCAGGAGACTATGAGGAGATGATGCAGATCGAGTGTGAGGTCATGGACACCCGGGTGATTCACATCAAGACCTCCACGGTGCCTCCCTCGCTCCGAAAACAGCCATCCTCGACCCCAGGCAATGCCACAGGTGGCCCCTTGCCAGCTTCTGCAGCCGGCCAGGCACGCCAGGCCTCCCACCAGCCCCTCTACCTCAATCACCCCTGA
- the ATF6B gene encoding cyclic AMP-dependent transcription factor ATF-6 beta isoform X6, whose protein sequence is MAGGREGKMAELMLLSEIADPTRFFTDNLLSPEDWGLRNSTLYTGLDDVAEEQTQLFRCPEQDVPFGSSSLDVGMDVSPPEPPWDPLPIFPDLQVKSEPSSPCSSSSLSSESSRLSTEPSSQVPAVGEVLVVKTESLAPPLCLLGDDPTSPFETVQINVGPTSDDPSVIISEEGSRWLVDKKGKEIHFTELPFGPLEFYVQTKLEPVSPSSSINSEASLLSAESPNQGFIGEEVLEVKTESPSPQGCLLRDVLGPPLGGVQISMGPSSDGSLGKALPTRKPPLQPKPVVITTVPMPPRAVPPSTTILLQPLVQPPPVSPVVLIQGAIRVQPEGPAPPAPRPERKSIVPAPMPGNSCPPEVDAKLLKRQQRMIKNRESACQSRRKKKEYLQGLEARLQAVLADNQQLRRENVALRRRLEALLAENSELKLGSGNRKVVCIMVFLLFIAFNFGPVSISDPPPAPISPRMSGEEPRPRRHLLEFSAQEPVHGVEPLQGSSLGPEEPQPSPQGRPSFRNLTAFPGGSAKELLLRDLDQLFLSSDCRHFNRTESLRLADELSGWVQRHQRGRRKIPQRAQERQILLLPEVSALEEVASS, encoded by the exons ATggctggggggcgggagggaaagATGGCGGAACTGATGCTGCTCAGCGAGATTGCGGACCCAACACGTTTTTTCACCGATAACTTGCTGAGCCCGGAGGACTGGGGTCTGCGGA ACAGCACCTTGTATACTGGCTTAGATGATGTCGCGGAGGAGCAGACGCAGCTCTTCCGTTGCCCAGAGCAGGATGTCCCG TTTGGCAGCAGTTCCCTGGATGTGGGGATGGATGTCAGCcctcctgagccaccctgggACCCCCTGCCTATCTTTCCAG ACCTTCAGGTGAAGTCTGAGCcatcctccccctgctcctcttcctccctcagcTCTGAATCATCGCGTCTTTCCACAGAGCCCTCTAGCCAG GTCCCTGCTGTAGGGGAGGTGCTGGTTGTGAAGACAGAGTCCTTGGCACCCCCACTCTGCCTCCTAGGAGATGATCCAACATCCCCATTTGAAACGGTCCAGATCAATGTGGGTCCCACCTCTGATGACCCCTCAG TGATCATCTCTGAGGAGGGATCCAGGTGGCTGGTagacaagaaagggaaggagatcCACTTCACTGAATTACCTTTTGGTCCTTTGGAGTTTT ATGTCCAGACCAAGCTAGAGCCTGTCTCTCCATCTTCCTCCATCAACTCTGAGGCTTCCCTGCTCTCAGCAGAGTCCCCCAACCAG GGTTTTATAGGAGAGGAGGTACTGGAAGTGAAGACAGAGTCACCATCCCCCCAAGGGTGTCTCCTGCGGGATGTCCTAGGCCCCCCACTTGGAGGTGTCCAGATCAGCATGGGCCCATCCTCCGATGGCTCCTTAG gCAAAGCCCTGCCCACCCGAAAGCCACCGCTGCAGCCCAAACCCGTGGTGATAACCACTGTCCCAATGCCACCCAGAGCTGTGCCTCCCAGCACCACCATCCTTTTGCAGCCTCTTGTCCAACCACCCCCAG TGTCACCAGTTGTCCTCATCCAAGGTGCTATTCGGGTCCAGCCTGAGGGGCCGGCCCCCCCTGCTCCAAGGCCTGAAAGGAAGAGCATTGTTCCAGCTCCTATGCCTGGGAACTCCTGCCCACCTGAAGTGGAT GCAAAGCTGCTGAAGCGGCAGCAGCGAATGATCAAGAACCGGGAGTCGGCCTGCCAGtccaggaggaagaagaaggagtaTCTGCAGGGGCTGGAGGCTCGGCTGCAGGCTGTGCTGGCCGACAACCAGCAGCTCCGCAGGGAGAATGTTGCCCTCCGGCGGCGGCTGGAGGCCCTGCTGGCCGAA aACAGCGAGCTCAAGTTAGGGTCTGGAAACAGGAAGGTGGTCTGCATCATGGTGTTCCTTCTTTTCATTGCCTTCAACTTTGGACCTGTCAG CATCAGTGACCCTCCTCCAGCTCCCATCTCTCCTCGGATGAGCGGAGAGGAGCCTCGACCCCGGAGACACTTGCTGGAGTTCTCAGCGCAAGAGCCAGTTCATGGAGTTGAACCCCTCCAGGGTTCCTCCCTGGGCCCTGaggagccccagcccagcccccaagGCCGGCCAAGTTTCAG GAACCTGACAGCCTTCCCGGGGGGCAGTGCCAAGGAGCTGCTGCTGAGAGACCTGGACCAGCTCTTCCTCTCCTCTGATTGCCGGCACTTCAACCGAACCGAGTCCCTGAG GCTTGCGGACGAGCTGAGCGGCTGGGTCCAGCGTCACCAGAGAGGCCGGCGGAAGATCCCCCAGAGGGCCCAGGAGAGACAG ATACTTCTCCTTCCAGAAGTCTCAGCTCTGGAAGAAGTCGCCTCCAGTTAA